Part of the Aquipuribacter nitratireducens genome, GGGCGAGGGGCCGGTGCCCGGCGCGCTGGAAGCGGCGCAGGGTCAGCAGCTGGACGAGGTGCCCGATGTGGAGGCTCGGGGCGGTGGGGTCGAAACCGCAGTACAAGGTGACCGGCCCGGCGGAGAGCGCCTCCCGCAGGGCCTCCGGGTCGGTGCTCTGCGCGACCGCCCCCCGCCACTGCAGCTCGTCCCACAGCCCGGCCCAGGGGGCCGACCCGGTGCTCGTCACGCGTGTCCTCCGCTCGTCGGTCGGGCGCCGTCGGGCGCCGCACAGGTCAGGTCTACCCGCGGCGGCGGGTCCGGGTCGCAGCCGCACGGTACGCCGACACGTACCGGCTGGTCGCGTCCCACCACCGCCAGGGTGTCGCGGCGCCCTCGCCGGCCACGCCGACCCGGGGGCCGACCGCCACGTCCTCGGGTGCGGTTCCCCGCAGCAGACGCAGCGGCGACGACACGTCGCACAGGTCCGCGCCGTCGTGGCGGCCGTCGAGGCCGAGCGCCTGTGCGAGGCGGGCGGGTCCCCGGGCGAGGTCCCGCGGCCGCGAGCCGCCGCGGCGCATCGCGGCGAGCGCGGCGCCGTGCACCACCTCTCCCCCGCGGAGCAGCACGGCGCCGGCAGCACCCTGCTCGTGCAGCACGACGTTCGCGCACCAGTGCATGCCGTACGTGAAGTACACGTAGAGGTGACCCACCTCCCCGAACATGGTGGCGCGGCTCGGTCGCGGTCCCCGGTGGGCGTGCGAGCCCGGGTCCTCTCCCACCCCGCCGTACGCCTCGACCTCGTCGACGCGCACCGCGACGGTCCCCTCGGGGGAGGCGTGCACGAGGAGCGTCCCGAGCAGCCCGACGGCGCACCGTTCGGGCCGCCCGACGAGCGCCGCCCGGTCCAGCGGCGGCGCGGACAGCGACGCCGCGCTCAGCCCGTCCACGCGGCGGCGTCGGCGAGGACCTGCCGGAGCGCGGCCCGCTGCTCCGACACGCGGACCGGGGCGGTGCCGCCGATTGCGTCCCGGCTCGCGAGCGCCCCGGCGACGTCGAGCACCTCGCGCACCGCCGGGGTGAGGTGGGGGCTGACGGCGGCGAGGTCGGCGTCGTCCAGGGCGTCGAGGGTCACCCCCCGTACCTCGCACCGACGCACGCACGCCCC contains:
- a CDS encoding DNA-3-methyladenine glycosylase, which translates into the protein MDGLSAASLSAPPLDRAALVGRPERCAVGLLGTLLVHASPEGTVAVRVDEVEAYGGVGEDPGSHAHRGPRPSRATMFGEVGHLYVYFTYGMHWCANVVLHEQGAAGAVLLRGGEVVHGAALAAMRRGGSRPRDLARGPARLAQALGLDGRHDGADLCDVSSPLRLLRGTAPEDVAVGPRVGVAGEGAATPWRWWDATSRYVSAYRAAATRTRRRG